A DNA window from Pseudomonas resinovorans NBRC 106553 contains the following coding sequences:
- a CDS encoding DUF3203 family protein — translation MAVQIDFDRDMCVLDLKGKVVELPIHQVVISTDPALHGPVIRCVDGNAPISEGQAQMLISAGAQDNR, via the coding sequence ATGGCCGTACAGATCGACTTCGACCGCGACATGTGTGTGCTCGACCTCAAGGGCAAGGTGGTCGAGCTGCCCATCCACCAGGTGGTGATCAGCACCGATCCGGCGCTGCACGGCCCGGTCATCCGCTGTGTGGACGGCAATGCGCCGATCAGCGAGGGCCAGGCGCAGATGCTGATAAGCGCCGGTGCCCAGGACAATCGCTAG